A segment of the Methanomassiliicoccaceae archaeon DOK genome:
CACATGATGTTTCCATACTCTGTGTTCTTCACATATGCAGATCCCACGGGTTCAAGCCCCCTGAAACCGTTGGTGTTGAGGAAGTAGGACTTGGGGTCTGTAATTGATTCATCGGTTCCCAGTATGTTGTAGGTGATCTCATCCTCTGTAACGGCTGTGACTGCACGGGTTAACATGTCGGTGCCAACAAGATCGCCATTGGAGTATTCTCTGACAAGGTACGATATTATGTCCCCGACTTCGACCTCAGAATCCTGTTGGTTGACGTTCACTTCGATCGTTCCACCGTAGAGGCTGGATTCGATGAGATCGAAAGAATAGGTATATCCTGCCGATGTGCTCAGAATCTTGATGAAGGCCCCGGTACGCAGATCGAGCCAATAGATCCACATGTCGTCTCCGACTGTATATTCGTATACGTTGCACTCCACATCCTCACCCATGAATTCCAGGGTATCTGTGCGGGCCACGTCAAGGGAGATGATGTAACTGTAGTAGTAGCTGGGTTCGTAGAATTCTTCGCCTGATATAGCCGTTATCATGGTGAGGTCGTCACCTTCGGACATGAACACGTACTCGCTGTAGTAGTACATGCTGCTGGCTTCTTCGTTGGTGGAATCCTGAACAGTTGTTAGATAGAGGAAGTTGTCTCCGACGTCTATATGCCTGTAACCATCATCATCATCATCTTGGTTCGTAATGTACCATGTGAATCCGGCCACAGCAACTATAATCGCCGCAACAACAACGATTATTGCTATGTTCTTCGAATTCATGATTAACTAATCAGTTAATGCATATTTAAACAAAATAGTAGGGTAATATTGCCCTCCAAATTCCGATTGAGTTTATATTCAACGATATTTCAAATTATTTTACAATAATGTCAAGAATTAGACACATAAGACATGGAAATGAATGAAAAGAGGAGATGTTTGAGGAAGAACAATCCGATATTCGCGGATGGATAGTGCAGAGGGAATCCAGCACATATTAGATGCCGAGGGCGGCCAAAGGCCGCCCCGGCAGTGCGATCACTCGAGCTCGATGGTGACGTTCCTCTTTAGTCCGAGGTCGCCGGCGGCCTCCAGGGACTTGACGATGGCGCAGGGCACCGGGCAGGCGGTGTGGCGGATGTTCTCGGTCGCCCAGGCGTAGACCTTGGACTCGTTGAAGGGCGCGCCGACCTCCTCGTAGGCGACAATGGACATCTCGGGGTTCTTGGCGACCATGGGGCAGTCGCTCTCGATTCTGATGTTGACGGTCATCATGTCCTCCGAAGGCGTGGCGTAGATCGTCGTGGTCTTTCCGCACACTCCGGCTTTGACGGTAGTTTTGCAATCAGACATGGTATTCCTCGTATCGCGAACGATGCATCCAACAATATATAGGGATTGTATCCAACGGTGAAAATAAAGCACCTTTAACGGTGTGATGTGAAGGAAAAGAGGGGGATTCCCCCTCGATTGGATCAGTTCCACCAGTCGCCGCGGCGGTCGATGGTCTCGTCCCTGTCGGGTCCGACGCTGATGATGTCCGCGGGGACCTTGAGGTACTTCTCGATGAACTCGATGTACTCGCGCATCTCGCCGGGGAGGTTGTCGTATCCTCCCTTGACGACGGCGTCTGTGTCGTCCCAGCCCTTCCAGCCCTTGAAGTGCTCGTAGACGGGCTTGGCCCTGTTGAGTTTGGCGATGGATGCGGGGAAGTGCTTGACCTCCTCCCCGTCGATCTCGTACGCCACGCACACTGGGAGGTCGGGGGTGTCGTTCAGGACGTCGATCTTCGTGATGCCCAGGGATGTGAACCCGCACATCCTGGAGGCGTGCTCGCACACGACCAGGTCGAGCCATCCGCACCTGCGGCCCCTTCCCGTCGTGACTCCGAACTCGCCGCCCTTGTGCTGCAGCGCCAGTTCCTCCTCGCCGGAGAGCTCCGTGACGAACGGGCCCTCGCCGACGCGGGTGGTGTACGCCTTGATGACTCCGAGCACGCCGTCGATCCTGTTGGGTGCGACGCCCGATCCGGTGCATATGCCGCCTCCGCATGTGGCGGAGGATGTCACGTAGGGGTACGTCCCGTGGTCGATGTCGAGCATCGCGCCCTGGGCGCCCTCGAATATCACGTTCTTGCCCTGGTCCAGGGAGTCGTTGATGAGGACGGAGGTGTCGCAGATGTACTTCCCGACCATGTCCCTCCAGCCGGCCATCTTCTCGTGCAGGGACTCGACGGTGCAGGAGCAGGGCTCCGCGTCCATCATGTCGAGCATGTCCTTCTTGTACGGGAGGATGAACGAGATCTTGTCGTCAAGGAGGTCGTCCTCCAGCAGGTCACCGGCCCTGAACCCGATCCTCGCGATCTTGTCCTGGTACGCGGGTCCGATCCCCTTCTTGGTGGTGCCGACGACGTTCTTGCCGCGGTACTTCTCCTCGGCGCCGTCCAGCTTCTTGTGGTAGTTCATGATGAGGTGGGCCCTGTCGGAGATCCTGAGCCCGTCGACGCTCCCGCCGTTGTCCAGGACCTGCCTGATCTCCTCCCCTAGCTCCTCGAGGTTGACCACGACGCCGTTGCCGATGACGGCGAGCTTGCCCGGTCTCACGACGCCCGAGGGGAGTCCGTGGAGCTTGAACGTCTTGCCGTCCACGATGATGGTGTGGCCGGCGTTGTTCCCTCCCTGGAAGCGGACTATGAGGTCGGCCTCCTCGTCGAGGTAGTCTGTGATCTTTCCTTTGCCTTCGTCCCCCCACTGGGCTCCGATGATTGCTAGACTGGGCATTTATGGCACCTTGTCCGTCGCTACATTATGCTTCCTTATAAGGTTGCTGGGGGGTCTGGCCGGAGGCCCAGGCGGCTATGTCGTCCAGTGTGACGAGCTCCAGGCGGAGGCTCTGCCGTATTCGGTCATCTCGACGAGTCCGTCTGCGGATGCCGATTCGGAGAATATCATCCGGCATTGAGATTATTGTAAGATTTTTTCTTACGATTCTGAATCGTAAGCCGAATCCGAACAATCATGACGTGACCGTCGGCGTTCACTGGGAATCCGGACTGAACTGCCTGTAGAGCTCCAGGAGCTCGTCAAGGGGGATGTCCGTCTTGAACGACGTGGGGGACACGTGCGACTTGGATGCCCTCCCGTGTCCGTTCAGGAAGTCCACGAAGTCGTCGATCCTCGGCGGAGACATCTTCACATGGGACGACAGCTCGCTCATGTCGTAGACGAAGACCTGGTCGTCCAGCTCGTTCCTCCAGAGGTTCAGGTACTTGGCGCACCTGCGCTCGTCGGCCATTCCCTCGGGGGACATCCTGGATATGGTGTACGCGTCGTGCAGCGGGCCGAGCCAGAACGGGCCGAGCCTGTGCTCCCTGTCTGGGAACTGCGAGGTCGAGCGCTCCATGGTCTCCATGTTGTACTGCATGTAGCCGAGCTGGGCGAGGGAGTCGTCGGCGGCCTTGGCCCCCTCCGTTATCTGGACGTAGGTCCTGAAGTAGTGGTCCGCGTAGAACGACAGCAGGGGCTTCATGCCGCGGTCGAACTTGGCCAGCTCCCTGGCGATGTTGCACATCAGGATCCTGAGGCCTCCCTCGTGGCACATGAACCCGCGGATGGGCTCGCACTGGTACCTGCGCCTGCACTTGGGGGCGTGGGCGCCGGCCAGCGGCGCGGTGTCGGTGGCGGTGATCGCCATGATCCCTCTCTTCCCGGTGCCGCGGATGGCGGACTGGAGGAAGGGCATGGGGGATCCGAACGGGTCCAGGTCGACGTAGTCGAAGGACTCCTCGGTGAAGAGTATGTGGAGGTTGGAGCAGTTGGCCCTGCAGTTGGAGAGGCCGTTGAGGTCTATGTTGGCCTGGATGTAGGGCATGGCCGAGGGGCTGATGTCGTTGGCGGTCACCTCGGACCCCGGGACCTCGTTGGCGATCCTCACGGACCTCGACCCGGTGGCGCACATGGCGTCGGCGACGCTGACGGACTCGCGTTCCAGCGACCTGAGGAGCATCACGCTGACGTCCCTGTTGAACGCCATCTGCTCGTTGAAGAACACGGACCCGACCTTCTTGCCTGGGCCGTGGACGGAGTGCTCGAGGGGGACCAGAATGTCGGTGCTCCCCTCCCTGATGACCGTCCCCTCGGGGGTCACACGCTCTCCCCGTTCATCAGACGGACGATCTTGTACGGGAGGATGTTCCTGTTGGTGGGCGTTACCTCGAGTATCCTCACGTCGTCCCTCCTCCTGATGTCCTGGAGAAGCGGGTTCCTGGATTTCTTGTGGAGGGTGATGATCATGGGTTTGTCGGCGTCGAGTGCCTCCTTGACGGCGTCTATGAAGAGCTGGCTCTCAACCTCCATCTTGCCCACCTCGTCGATGATGATGATGTCGCAGTTCTGGCATGCATCGCGTATCGCCTTGACGCCGACCTCCTCCAGCTTGCTGAGGTCCACGCCGATCTTCCCTACCATCACCTTGCTCTCGATCTCGGTGCTGGCAAAGACGGCGGTCTCACCGGTTGCGAGGTCCCTGACGGTGAAGCCAGTCTTGTGCCTCCCGTCGCCCACAGGCTCGTCGATCATGCCTCCGATGGAAAGCTCCTCCTCCTTCAGCATCTCGATTACCCTGAGCAGGGCATAGGTCTTCCCGGATCCGGGAAGGCCGGTGATTCCGATCTTGATATCAGCTATCATGTACACGCCCGCCAGTTGAAAGACTGGCCTAACGGAGATGTAACTGAGAATATATAAACAGTCGGCAGGATTCCCCGTCTCCCCGTTTTTTCTTTCGTCGTTTGGTGTCCGAAAATGTCGATTTCATACGGCATTCGTCGAACAGTTAAGGGCCGTTCGGAACGGCCAGACGATTTTAGCAGATGTCGGATACGTACATCAGGGGATAGCCCAGCTCCCTGTCGTAGCGCATCTCGGCCGTGACCCTGGAGTCCCCTATGCGGATGGTGACCACGGCGTCGATCATGTCGCCGGTGAGGGACACGTAGGAGTACATGTCGCCGCCCTCGGTGAACACGGAGCGGTCGACGCGGACGGTGGCCGACTCCACGTAGGGCTGGACGGATATGGCCGAGCTCATGCCCTCCTCGAGCGACTCCACGGTGCGGAGGTTCACTGGGGTGCCCACGAACTGGTGGTAGATGGTGCCCATCTTGATTCCCGCCTCGAACAGCGCCCTCTCGCGTTCCGTGCAGGCGAACCTGCCGGCCGCCATCTCGTCTCTTCCTTCCATGGGACCGCCATCCGCGGGCAGTCTAAAAAAGAAGCGGTGCCACTTCCTAGTCCACTTAAATACGGCCGTTCTATGCACTGGCATGGAATCCGTCGGCGAGAGGATCGTCAGGCTCAAGAAGGAAAGGAACGCCGTTATTCTGGCTCACAACTACTGCCTGCCTGAGGTGCAGGACATGGCAGACTTCGTCGGGGACTCCCTGGGGCTCTCCAGGAAGGCCACCGAGACCGACGCCGACGTGATAGTGTTCTGCGGAGTGACATTCATGGCCGAGACGGCCAAGATCCTCAACCCCGAGAAGACCGTCCTCCTGCCCGATCCGGCCGCCGTCTGCGCCATGGCCCAGATGTGCAGTCCGGAGCAGATCGTCGCCGCCAGGAGGGACCATCCCGGGATGGAGGTCGTCGGCTACGTCAACTCCACGGCCGCCTGCAAGGCGGAGATGGACGTGTGCTGCACATCCTCCAACGCGGTGGGCATCGTGTCGTCCCTGGAGTCCGAGGGCGCCATCTTCGTACCGGACAGGAACCTGGGGACCTACGCCGCCAGGAGCTGCCCCAACAAGGAGAT
Coding sequences within it:
- a CDS encoding adenylosuccinate synthase, translated to MPSLAIIGAQWGDEGKGKITDYLDEEADLIVRFQGGNNAGHTIIVDGKTFKLHGLPSGVVRPGKLAVIGNGVVVNLEELGEEIRQVLDNGGSVDGLRISDRAHLIMNYHKKLDGAEEKYRGKNVVGTTKKGIGPAYQDKIARIGFRAGDLLEDDLLDDKISFILPYKKDMLDMMDAEPCSCTVESLHEKMAGWRDMVGKYICDTSVLINDSLDQGKNVIFEGAQGAMLDIDHGTYPYVTSSATCGGGICTGSGVAPNRIDGVLGVIKAYTTRVGEGPFVTELSGEEELALQHKGGEFGVTTGRGRRCGWLDLVVCEHASRMCGFTSLGITKIDVLNDTPDLPVCVAYEIDGEEVKHFPASIAKLNRAKPVYEHFKGWKGWDDTDAVVKGGYDNLPGEMREYIEFIEKYLKVPADIISVGPDRDETIDRRGDWWN
- the nadA gene encoding quinolinate synthase NadA, with product MESVGERIVRLKKERNAVILAHNYCLPEVQDMADFVGDSLGLSRKATETDADVIVFCGVTFMAETAKILNPEKTVLLPDPAAVCAMAQMCSPEQIVAARRDHPGMEVVGYVNSTAACKAEMDVCCTSSNAVGIVSSLESEGAIFVPDRNLGTYAARSCPNKEIVVWSGFCPIHQSISVQQVAELKAAHPDAEVLAHPECRTEVLEMADVIGSTEKMLNHCKSSHRRDFVVLTEVGMRHRLEVNCPGKSFYFPESAVCGAMKMATLETVADVLENMVNAVELPAEVVERARRPVERMIGRS
- a CDS encoding NTPase; its protein translation is MIADIKIGITGLPGSGKTYALLRVIEMLKEEELSIGGMIDEPVGDGRHKTGFTVRDLATGETAVFASTEIESKVMVGKIGVDLSKLEEVGVKAIRDACQNCDIIIIDEVGKMEVESQLFIDAVKEALDADKPMIITLHKKSRNPLLQDIRRRDDVRILEVTPTNRNILPYKIVRLMNGESV
- a CDS encoding methyltransferase, with the protein product MTPEGTVIREGSTDILVPLEHSVHGPGKKVGSVFFNEQMAFNRDVSVMLLRSLERESVSVADAMCATGSRSVRIANEVPGSEVTANDISPSAMPYIQANIDLNGLSNCRANCSNLHILFTEESFDYVDLDPFGSPMPFLQSAIRGTGKRGIMAITATDTAPLAGAHAPKCRRRYQCEPIRGFMCHEGGLRILMCNIARELAKFDRGMKPLLSFYADHYFRTYVQITEGAKAADDSLAQLGYMQYNMETMERSTSQFPDREHRLGPFWLGPLHDAYTISRMSPEGMADERRCAKYLNLWRNELDDQVFVYDMSELSSHVKMSPPRIDDFVDFLNGHGRASKSHVSPTSFKTDIPLDELLELYRQFSPDSQ